A genomic segment from Carassius auratus strain Wakin chromosome 25, ASM336829v1, whole genome shotgun sequence encodes:
- the LOC113043830 gene encoding histone H4-like — MGSVKEALSVSGKCHRKVLRDNIQGITKPTIRRLARRGGFKRISGLIYEETRGVLKVFLENVIRDAMTYTEHAKRKTVTAMDVVYALKRQGRTL; from the coding sequence ATGGGTTCGGTAAAGGAGGCGCTAAGCGTCTCCGGAAAGTGTCACCGGAAAGTGCTGCGGGATAACATCCAGGGCATCACCAAACCCACCATCCGTCGTCTCGCTCGCCGCGGCGGGTTCAAGCGTATCTCCGGTCTGATCTACGAGGAGACCCGCGGTGTGCTGAAAGTGTTCCTAGAGAACGTGATCCGCGATGCCATGACCTACACCGAGCACGCCAAGAGAAAGACCGTCACCGCCATGGACGTCGTGTACGCGCTGAAACGACAGGGACGTACTCTGTAA
- the LOC113043812 gene encoding histone H2B-like: MPEPAKSAPKKGSKKAVTKTATKGGKKRRKSRKESYAIYVYKVLKQVHPDTGISSKAMGIMNSFVNDIFERIAGESSRLAHYNKRSTITSREIQTAVRLLLPGELAKHAVSEGTKAVTKYTSSK, encoded by the coding sequence ATGCCTGAACCAGCGAAGTCCGCTCCTAAGAAGGGCTCCAAGAAGGCCGTCACCAAGACCGCCACTAAAGGAGGAAAGAAGCGCAGAAAGTCCAGGAAGGAGAGCTACGCTATCTACGTGTACAAAGTGCTGAAGCAGGTCCATCCTGACACCGGCATCTCTTCGAAGGCGATGGGGATCATGAACTCTTTCGTCAACGACATCTTCGAGCGCATCGCCGGTGAGTCGTCTCGTCTCGCTCACTACAACAAGCGCTCCACCATCACCTCGAGAGAGATCCAGACCGCCGTGCGTCTGCTGCTGCCCGGAGAGCTGGCCAAACACGCCGTGTCTGAGGGCACCAAGGCCGTCACCAAGTACACCAGCTCCAAGTAG